tctttagaCTTAATCTTTAACCCATAATTGTCATTAATCTGTCCATCATTGTTATTCTCATTCTTCTCCTATCATATTATTGTCTCCTTCCCCCAACAGAGAGAAAACGTatccattttaaatgttttcccaATACTCTATTTGCCCTTTGTCTGCTCTTGCCTCCTCCATACTTTTTGCCTGCCTTCTGATTAACCCCTAGTTTCTGTTCCACTTTGTTCACATAGTCTTCATTCTGTATCTTGCAGTTATACTTCTCTTACCTAATTAATCCATTTCTGATTCTCTTTATGTCTTGATTCTGTTAGTTTTTATGTCTTTGAACATCATAGCTTTGTTTAACtgggttttcattttttgcataGTGTTGTTTGTTGCATAATCCAGGCTTATCTGAGGGTGCAGTTATTTTATCTCCTTCCCTGCACCGCTGGCCTCCATCTGTACCAATCTAAATCTTAGATAGATGTTTAGAGCTATCTATAGaagcttttttatttagtctAAGCTTCATACCTGGGCTGATGAAAGTGTAATGAAGTGGAGGAGAGTGTAGCCTCTGTGCCACAGTTGGACAGAATTCCAgacatatattattattaccttGTTTTATGGGCTTTCTATATCATTTGTGTTTCTATATGCTTTGTTTCTCTAGTATTACTAGGTTACCAATTTATATAGTTtcctaaaatgcaaaaaaagaaagaagaacatttttacTTGTGTCCTTTATCATGCATCTTAATTCAAATGATGTACGTCCTGTGTTAGCATTATGGTGTGTGAGTCACATCTTGTGAGGTgaaataaatgaggtttaaatGGTTGAATGCACTCAGAGACCAGGGTTGGGCAACACTGTGTAATGACAGATCCCAGTTGGCTTGCTTTGCAGTGAACCTCTAGTTCCTTTCTTTGTTCTGGACACCAACTCTGTGAGTTTTATCTTACCCATGCTCTTCCTTCTTTTTCAAACAGAATTTTCAAGAAGTCTGCTACCTCGTCCCAGGCGACTACTGTTATTGGTCAATCCCTTCAGTGGGAGAGGCCAGGCAATGCAGTGGTGTCAGACCCATATCCTGCCAATGATCAGAGAAGCCAACATCAGCTACAACCTTATACAGACAGGTGACACATCCAAAGCCAAAGACGGATAATACATTTGCCTACAGCATACATATATACCCAGTGTTAATTTAATGAATCTGTCTCAGAGCGTCAGAACCATGCCAGAGAGCTTATCAGAGAGTTATCGCTGCCAGAATGGGatggcatcatcatcatctctggAGATGGTCTGCTGCATGAGGTGTGTAGCGCTTTTGTTGGAGGGCTAAGCATCATGGAATTTAGGGGTATGTTCAAGGGGGGGAATAATATTGCAgtgaagatattttgtgttttcatactacatacatgtacattacAGCTTAAACTGTGTCCACCGATATGATTTTCAGAATGTTGTGTTCCTGCAGGTGATTAATGGGTTGATGGAGCGGCCTGACTGGGAACAAGCAATAAAAACACCTGTTGGCATTCTTCCCTGCGGTTCCGGGAATGCACTGGCTGGCTCCATCAACCACCATGCAGGGTAGGCATGTATCTCATTCATATAAGATAATCCTGTACTGATCCCAGATCAATAATTATTGATGAATAATTATCAAGTATCTGTCAAGGTGAGaattgtggggggggggggggggggggggggggggggggttcagtcTAAGCTCTATGAACACAAAACGTGGTCATTAAGGATATCATATAATACCTATTCTCTGTATTTTCTCAGTATATACTTTGCAACTGCTCAACTAATCAGTCCTTTTCAATCTTTACGGTTATCTTCTATTGTTTTCTTAGTTTAGATCATCTTTATTAAGAATAGTGCTGTTAAGTTAAAAGGTTGCTTTACAGACACTGGACATTTAGAAACTGCATTATTAGGTCCTGCCCGAGTCAAGCTCCTCTAAAACACATATGACATGCCATTTTTCAAAAGAGCACTATGTTGCTATTTTTGTCATCACCTTGTTATCTAGGCCTAGAAATCTCTCAGTGGCAGAAGGACTCTGTATTGACCTTGCGTTTTCTCATTATCTTTACTGACAGGAGGTGTTGTTGTCTTCTTTATATCTCCCTCAGGTATGACATGTGCCTTCGGGAGCCCCTCCTTTTGAATTGCTGCTTTTTGATTTGTCGAGGCGGTGTTCGACCGATGGACGTGGTCTCGGTGACAACAAGCCCTTCTCCCTCCACCAGCAGTCGTACTACAGCACCCAGGAgactgttttctttcctctctgttgccTGGGGCTTCGTGTCCGATGTGGACATTGAGAGTGAGAGGTGGGTGTGTAAGAACATCACCTTTTGGCTTTGTTCATCTAAGCATTACTCTTTTTATCctaaatatcacttttttatgtattaaCAGTTTTATTACAAAAGAATGAGTTACTTTTCTGAATACAGGTATCGTGGCCTGGGCTCAGCTCGCTTCACCCTGGGTACCCTGGTGCGCATAGCTTCTCTTCGATCCTACAAAGGTCGTCTGTCCTACCTGCCTCCCTCTATTAGCACCACATCAGCAGACACCACACCTCCTCCGCCAAGGAGACCCCTTTCCCGCAGTATCACAGAAGGCCTGGATGGCTTCTGTCGAACGCCCATCCATCGGACCTGCTCTGACATGGGCATCAGTGAACAGAGGAGCCTGCGTAAgggtgagggagagagggaaaaagaggagaggcagagagaaagggacagaagAAGGGAGAGGGCTAGGGGAGGAGGAACTGGTGTGGTGAGAGCAAGCAGCCtggcagaggacagagagagagaggtagagatgGAAGCAGAAGAGGGGAGATCAGGGACATGTTCAGAGAGTTCAGAATCAATTGAAAGGGAAGACTGCAATATGGGAAGAACAGAAAGGTTGGCAGGGATCAATGATGATAGGGAAGATGAGGGAATTGTAGAGCAAGACTCCAgtgagatggaggaggaggataggGGGAAGGATGGGGAAGGCAGCTGTGGTTCTGCAGAGGGGGAGAGAGTGTTGCATGCAATAGAGCTGGGAGAGAGCCGTGGGGTAGATGGGCGAGATGTAGATGAAGAGCCAGAAGGTTACCAAGATGGGCTCCAGAAAGCCAGACAGGCACTGAGAAAGAATTCAGCCCCTTCAAGCCAAATAGCCAACACTCTCTTCAACCAGCCTCTCAGTCAGGAGGCCGACACAGATTTGGGAACGTCATACGGAGTAGAGGACATAGATCTGAATGGAACCTACTACCAGAAAGAATCCTACCAACTGGACGTTGCTCGTGAGCGATCTCTCACCATCTCCTCCCCCTTTCGTCATTCTCCCTTCTCTAACAAGCCCAAGACGCTGGACCAAAACCAGAACACCTCCCGGCCGAggcccctctctctcctccagcacTCCCACTCAAACTCCCTCCCCCCAAAACTCCCttccctctccctgtctctttctccaaCACCCCCATCTTCCCCTTCATGTGCCTCCCCACACTCTTCATACTACCTCGTCCCTCGTCCTAACACCCCAAATTCCACTTCGCCCTCACCTTCTCTACGCACACCGTCCTCATCTTTTAACTTTGACATTGCTGAGCCAGCAGGACCTTTGAAGAACCGTCCTTTTGTCTCACTGCCTTTAAATATCCCTCGGGATGACTTGTTACCTCCCCTCGACCAACCCCTTCCCACTAGAGACTGGGTCACCATCGAAGGGGACTTTGTCCTGGTCCTGGCCCTTTATCAGTCTCACCTCGGGGCTGATCTTCATGCTGCACCCCAGGCCAGGTTTGACGATGGGCTGATCCACCTGACCTTTGTGCGGGCGGGGATCTCCAGAGCCACTCTACTGAGACTGTTCTTTGCCATGGAAAGAGGAAACCACCACTCCGTCAGCTCGCCTTATGTGAGCCACATTTCCTGTAAGGCCTTCAGGCTGCAACCTCTGTCTACACGGGGGACACTCACTGTGGATGGAGAACTGGTGCCCTATGGGCCTCTTCAAGCACAGGTTAGGAAAGGGAAAATGATGTTTGGTACATATTGAATGCACTTGTGAAGTGCTTTGACATGAGTGTATTAACTGTGGGTGATTGGATGTGACACTAAGTTTGCTCAAGCTAGGAGTTTTGATTACCATCCATTCATAAAGCACATGCTCATGAAACTGTATTAAACTTTGTAGGGCTGTGCCCCAGATAGTATTTAGATTGTAgttgatgttaaaaaacatgattttttttccagccaGTAAGGAGAggtgtgttgtatttttatctGTACGTCTCTACAGTAATAAGTGTTGATGCTGTAGAATAATGCTTGAGTAACTGTGTAACTTATCATTGgtaatcatttcattttctaatcTCTCAATGTTTGACAGGTTCATCCTTCCATGGCTCGTCTCATCGTTGGTGACTCTGGAGTGAAGATTACCAGATTCTAATTGGGTGGTTGAGTTGATTGACAGATACAGCACTGAATTATGTAATCTCTGCTGCCATCTATACTCTGAAATAGCGTGGAGAATTAGAGAGAGACTTAAAATATAGCCTGGATAGCAGAAACTGCTTTTCTGGGGTTTAATGAAAGGGATAACCCACCAAGCCACGCATCATTGGAGCATGGATGCAGGGATTAAtagcaaatttaaaaatggaggaaaaatgCGCCTCATTGCACAGTTTTAGGATTACGCTCAGCGTACCTTGAGATGCATGAAAACTGCACAGCCTGGGATAGTAAGAGGGGAGAACAATcgaatgtttatgttttttttttgtgtgcaggtgCATGTGTTGGATGTATACATTGAGGTATGCATGCAAAGAAGCACTACCTGAATTTTGCCTTTTAATGAGAGAAAGAAGTCagattaaaatcagaaaaggtttttctTACACATGAGAcgttataaaatatacattgaGATTCATTTGCCCCCACCCTTAATCTTTAACCTGCTCTCTAAgtccaaatgttttaaaaacttcTGTCCATGAAAAAGAATGCCTTACCTGACACTGGACATTACAGTTGTACCTTTGCCCTTACTTGTTCTTACTTATATAAGAAACCCAAATATTTTCAATCTCTGTCCACCTATCAGTGTCCGTCCACTACATCTAAGCAAAGCTTAGACTTAGACATACTGGTATACTCAGCTACCTACTGTTATCTTTGAATACACTGCTCTCCACTGTTAAAAGCATCAGTCAAGAACAATGTTGACACTTTAATAACCATTTTGTTCATACAAGTAATTCAGTGTAGTGCAGCGAGATTAGCATGTCAGGGTCATAACATAGTAGGAGCAATGGAACCGTTGAACGGTGACCATTACTGACACTTTTACATAATCTGACAGTTTTTCTTAGCCAGACGGATGCACGATTATGATGTCTACATATTGagcaaaaaaatgtctgaacaAAGCAAGCTTCTTTGTCAGTGGTATAGTAATTAGTGCATTTTGTACAATAACTAGATTTAAAGCAGCACAGAAAATCACAACACTAGAATCTATAGTAACTTTTAGATACATCTATGGCGTAATGCAATATCTGATGCTTTGTTCTAGAAATGGGTGCGCTTGTATTAATAGTATAATCACATTACATTCCTAGcttgaaattaattaaatgtctgAATTTAAACACTCAAAGCTTTTGAAAGGTAGGAGTGACTGATCAGGACACATTGAAATCCAGAAGCTCTGTGTCATCACATCAACAGAGAAATCACATGGAGGTAAAACAACATTAACTGTGAGAAAGTATCCAGCAGCAGAGCTGATCTGGTGAACTAAGTGATAGATTGGGTTTTACATTTAATTCTTGAGGCCCCTTCTTGAAATTGTTATGTcttataaattaatttttttaatataataaaacctGCTGATCTACATGGTCTGGATAAAGGATAAATCATTTGCATGTGCAGCGCATCAATCAGTAAGATCATGTGCTGACTGCTTGCGTCATCATCAACAAACTGTATGTTTTGGTCATGCCTGGACAAATCAATGCCTTTGTAAAATAAGCCTGTACATTCCGGCTGCTGATCATAAACTGTTAAAATCTGACTGCAGAACATGGAGTAAAACTCTTTGCTTACCAGgcctttattttttcttcttcctttgaACGCATAATGCAGCTAGTCCACCACAACACAAAATGTGAATACAACATTTTGAGTTTGGACTTGTAACAGTAACAAATAGAAGAATTTCTACACACTTTGAATGGAATTTCCCCCAAAATGTTTACTCTGTGTTTAAGAGACTAGTTTTCCTTACtaaacattttgttgtcttaGGCCATAGCTCCGACTATGGTGTTGTAGACCAATTTGATTTGACAATATTAGGGTATAACCCTTCAATTGACAATGCCATTAAGATATCTGTAGTGGACTGCCTGTGATGAAATTGTAATTATGACTAAAACCATacgaataaataaataaacatatctacttacaaaatgtacagttaATACTTAACAGTCAGCCATGCATGTCACACAGTCCAATGTGCTGCACTGGAACACTCAGACCATGCCATGGTCCACCTGACTCCCTCATACAGGCAGAATGAAAACTTTTTAAACTGTTGTGAGGACATAGAAGAAGTGGAGCAGTGAAGCTGTGGTGGACAACACTTTGAACAAGTACATGGAGGTTGTGACGTCATGCTTCAGTTTCTGTGAGGACAGCTGTATTCCAACGTTTACCACAAAGAGGTTTAATAACGACAACCCCTGGGTCACAGCCAAACTCAGACAGCTAGGATTGATGAAAGAAGAGGTGTTCAGGAGTAGAGACAGCGACTGGTTTAAAGAGTCAAAGTGCAGGTTTAGTAAGGTGGTGAGAGATGTTAAACTCCAAACACGGTTTTCAGTTAAAGACTCTGCTTATGTCTGGAGAGGGCTCAGAAAGATCGCCAACTATAAGCCAAAGCACCCCTTCCAACCCACAcctggaccccctgcagtttgcttATAGAGCCAACAAGTCTGTAGGCGACTCAGTCAACATGGCTCTACATTTCAACCTCCGGCACCTGGACACCTCCGGACCCTACGCCAGGAtcctttttcaattcaatttcaattcaattttatttatagtttcaatTCCAaataagagttatctcgagacacttcacagatagagcaggtctagcaCACTCCatcatttacaaggacccaacagttctagtagttccctccagaggaagccacagtgtgacagtggcaaggaaaaacttccttttaggcaaaaaacctcggacagacccagacttTTGGTAGACGTTGTCTGACGACCGGTAGTTcttggcatagcagggcactgtgcggcattacaaggcaccgCAGGGCACAGAAGAGCATAGCAGGAtttaacagggcatcgcagaacgtgtagcgggaccatggcaacagctgctaccatgattttggagcctccctgatccgagggaacatgctgggggaaaaagaacataaggactgcgtggaatgactccccagagctaggtaagtaacaagcatttctgggacatggatgcacacaaaatggaaagatagaaagatagaggagctcagtgtgtcaaaggaagtcccccagctgtctaaacTATTACaacataactaagagagacaaggtaaagagaggagcctggtcaggctagaactctccccaaccggattggGCTGTAcaccctgcctccctctagttttattatattattgataatATGACAGatgaatctgacaactatgacgagaagcaggcgGGCCGGATTAAGGGGATGCTgtgactcctcactccctaacaatattcaattcaatttaatttatatagtgATATAGTACTGTTTGTGGATTTCAACTCTGCGTTCACcatcctctctgctctgctaCAGGACTAGCTGACACATCTGCAAGTGGATCACAGACTTCCTCTCTGACCGGAAGCGACACATGAAGCTATGAGAAACATGTCCCCAATGTTCTAACCATCACCAGCAGTTCCCCTTAAGGCTGCTTCCTTTTCCcctctgctcttctccctgTACCCTAAAATGCTGCACCTCCAGTCACAAGTCCATCAAGCTCCTGATGTTTGTGGACGACAACACCCTCATTGGACTCATCTCTTGGGGGGATGATTCTGCCTGGTGacctggtgcagtcagaacaattTGGACCTAAATGTTCTGAATGTAGTTTAGGAAGGTCAAGACCCACCTGCCCCCATCACCCTGAGCGACTTTACAGTCAACATTGTAGAGTCCTTCCTGAGCTCCGTCATCTCCATCATCTCCCAGGACCtcatacagaaatacacacatacgcTTAGGTCCTATGcatgcactgatggagagatgtcagagtgaatggGCTGCTACTGCTGAGTAGCAGCagggggggtttggtgccttgctcaagagcaccttatCAGCGGCATCTCTCCCGCAAGTAGTCTAAACTCCATATTTTGgaccgtacggggacttgaacagCAACCCTctagttcccaacccaactctggttggttcccaacccaactccctacagactgagctactgcagATGACgacatacagaaaagtacacacCGAAGAAGGCATagtgcaccttttccacaatccaGAAGTGTGCAGAAACCTGAAGTCCATGCTATAGACTTCTACAGCACGGACTTCAAGGATCCAACAATGCAATGTTACatatcatcagaaaaatgtaggCTAGGcctacttaaagtattaaaagtaaaagtattcaatgcagaaaaaccctcacatttagaaactggaaactaTTACAATCGTTCTGTCGATCAACTAGGTGTTTAATCGACTAATTAATCGACTCAGCTGTAGACTTATATATTGCTCAGCAGTtgaattagaaataaaacatcgtattttattttttgtgttttgtgtgcaaaaatcttaatttgtaaagtaactagtaactaaagctgtcagattaatgtagtggtgtaaaagtaaaatttttcctctaaaatgtagtgaagtagaagtagaaagtggcatgaaaagaaaagactcaagaaaGTACAAGTAGGCTACCTCAAATGTGTAGATTTGTACGTATGtgtgatatttttggggatcagtttgtctatatgtatttatgtttgtgtttggtctgaaCCCCTTTGGTAATGTGTTCAGTgtacttttttatataaagaaaatatgtaCTTACAatcttgagtaaatgtactaaatTACATTCCACCTCTGCTCAAAGTAGAGACATTATAGTGAACAGCATAGGGCCTTGtgattatgaaataaataaacactaacctatcactttttaaacattcgACAGCCATAATGCCTTTATGTCGAACTTCATATTTGCATTACTAAATATAACTGATTGTATTTTGGAAAACAACTGACCGGAAGTAGACTACTCGAAAGTCAGACACCGCTTCCGGTGTCGCCACCTTCTTTGTCTCTGGCCCAACATTTCGACACCAAGGGTTGtctattttttcccctttaggTTTGaggatatatatacacatatatccCTTGTTTTCTGATATTGAATGACAGTCGACTCTGAAATATTTATGCCTAAAAATAAAGCGCCAAAAATGGATGATCTGGACTACAGTAAGTGGGCTCAACGTTACTAGCTAATGATCTATTTGCACAGGCTATCGCTATCTAGCTAACTGTGGCTAGTTGTAGCGAGTGGCTCAATTTATTTGCTCAGGTGTGACACAGTGGTCATTCCGTTAAACATATACGTAACATTATTGACTATATACATTTTGCCGTCTTTTCCGAAAAGTATGAGTGTACACGAAGCTAAAACACATTTGGGTAAAAGAAGACTCAAAGATGCTTTAGCTTAGCCTGACGCTAACTATATATCGATTTTCACTGTGTGCTCGGAGCCAACGGCAGTGGGCATTTAACACCCTGACCAACCTTCAATTTACACAATAGCCTGTTAAATAAAGCATTGCTTATACTGTTGAAACCGTCCACGTCCTGTTATTATCAGTAGCGTGGCTGCTGTAGTATAAACCAAACCATGCAGTTGATGCAGACTGTGGGCGTGGTTGGTGGTGTTTTAGCAGCTGTTTATTTTGCAGACTAAACACACCGGTCTGGGAGGCTTTGGTTGTTGCTGATCTCAAGCTGCTACTTTGTTCTCTAGATCTGGGTGGTTTGGATAAAATACATCAACATCGAATATGTGACGATGTCGTGGGGATTAGACGCTACACTCCTAACGTTACACCTAGCTAAAGTCTGAGAAAACCCTGCAATGCAGCCCACCGTAAACTTAAGTTTCTGTTAAAATAGTTGGAGAGGTGTTACTCTCTAAATGTTACTGTGTTTCTAATATGTAATCCACCGTCcctgagaaaaatgtcaaacattgcAACTCCTCAGCATGATACAGTATTCAACACCACCTTAAACTACAATCATGTTGAATTGCAATCtttctgaaacacaaaaatgcattatttagtCCCGGGCTGGCGTATATGGCTGTAAGCTGGGTCAACAAGTCCATCAAAGTAAATTTGTGCTGTTGGAACATATTTACACGCCAGcatattttttaagtaacatGATTTGATATGTTAGCCCAAGAGGTAGAGTCAagtttttacaaataatttaaaaccacaagaaaatttaaaaaaatactatgaAATATGATTTTACTATAGCAGACAGTCTTGAGAAATACCATTATTATGATCTTGTTAATATATCACCCAGCCCtccattttcatgccatgaaaaaaatatgaagtcTGTTTTGATTAACCAATCTAATCTGGGTGTTTAACCAGTGAAGGGCTGGAATTGGGTATTGCAACCAAACTGTGGATGTTTCTCATTCAAGTGTATTTGTTGGagaaatgttgtaaaaatgaCACCCGTCTGTCTGACTCTGAGTTTTACAGGGGCCTTGggtctctgtttgtgttggaGTCTGTTGAGTCTGTGAATTGGTTGCTCTATTAGCGGAGTGTATTTGCAACGCAGCCAGTCAGCAAC
The genomic region above belongs to Etheostoma cragini isolate CJK2018 chromosome 6, CSU_Ecrag_1.0, whole genome shotgun sequence and contains:
- the sphk2 gene encoding sphingosine kinase 2; the encoded protein is MRSPEPSSPSTAEALLHGQFASWDSGSNSNNNSCPNSPGGPGRLSPSASPTPAPASNYALTLTHTHIHIQRLSPRPGKEARLLLPLSELVGCSCPRAPAPPLLVLYWYPPGKRRKGVSRRRQVRAYLAESRSEAERWSAAVQCLLRGVTVTAETEFSRSLLPRPRRLLLLVNPFSGRGQAMQWCQTHILPMIREANISYNLIQTERQNHARELIRELSLPEWDGIIIISGDGLLHEVINGLMERPDWEQAIKTPVGILPCGSGNALAGSINHHAGYDMCLREPLLLNCCFLICRGGVRPMDVVSVTTSPSPSTSSRTTAPRRLFSFLSVAWGFVSDVDIESERYRGLGSARFTLGTLVRIASLRSYKGRLSYLPPSISTTSADTTPPPPRRPLSRSITEGLDGFCRTPIHRTCSDMGISEQRSLRKGEGEREKEERQRERDRRRERARGGGTGVVRASSLAEDREREVEMEAEEGRSGTCSESSESIEREDCNMGRTERLAGINDDREDEGIVEQDSSEMEEEDRGKDGEGSCGSAEGERVLHAIELGESRGVDGRDVDEEPEGYQDGLQKARQALRKNSAPSSQIANTLFNQPLSQEADTDLGTSYGVEDIDLNGTYYQKESYQLDVARERSLTISSPFRHSPFSNKPKTLDQNQNTSRPRPLSLLQHSHSNSLPPKLPSLSLSLSPTPPSSPSCASPHSSYYLVPRPNTPNSTSPSPSLRTPSSSFNFDIAEPAGPLKNRPFVSLPLNIPRDDLLPPLDQPLPTRDWVTIEGDFVLVLALYQSHLGADLHAAPQARFDDGLIHLTFVRAGISRATLLRLFFAMERGNHHSVSSPYVSHISCKAFRLQPLSTRGTLTVDGELVPYGPLQAQVHPSMARLIVGDSGVKITRF